One region of Triticum aestivum cultivar Chinese Spring chromosome 6B, IWGSC CS RefSeq v2.1, whole genome shotgun sequence genomic DNA includes:
- the LOC123134938 gene encoding uncharacterized protein, with amino-acid sequence MASKTAFMAVVLLVLVAGDLAGGHVVPPLRRGTRSHGWMQGIKGGLPTGTQPSDTISTACQGAISWVDKGRGLCAIALIIFWWYDKKARRKRSKQSKANRTAASSLARKAAGRKASSSRLHRDSSSRPFPRTLPDKRSHHRASMHACHGIDHH; translated from the exons ATGGCATCCAAAACAGCCTTCATGGCTGTGGTTTTGCTCGTCCTCGTGGCCGGCGATCTCGCCGGTGGCCATGTCGTGCCACCGCTCCGGCGCGGCACGCGGAGCCACGGCTGGATGCAAGGCATCAAGGGAGGGTTGCCCACTGGCACGCAGCCATCAGACACCATTTCTACTGCCTGCCAAGGCGCCATTTCTTGGGTGGATAAAGGTAGAGGACTCTGCGCCATTGCGTTGATAATTTTCTGGTGGTACGATAAAAAGGCTCGGAGAAAGAGAAGCAAGCAGAGTAAAGCAAACAGAACCGCCGCATCATCTTTG GCGAGGAAAGCAGCCGGGAGGAAGGCAAGTTCATCGCGCCTGCACCGGGATTCAAGCTCCCGCCCCTTCCCCCGAACGCTCCCTGATAAGAGATCACATCACAGGGcgagcatgcatgcatgccatggcaTCGACCATCACTAG